One window of the Cryptomeria japonica chromosome 7, Sugi_1.0, whole genome shotgun sequence genome contains the following:
- the LOC131048789 gene encoding glycosyltransferase family 92 protein Os08g0121900 — protein MVYESFVTDKDIVLFGKGINRKQGLNVAPQDLRCIFNGTIETTATVSAQEVFRCEHPEEEVLYQLLGSKIILSIHGNRIPSVVYYDIPPSYHRPLQYAHVRTTESKKMKMCACTVVFNVAKLIREWVMYNSHLGVEHFFLYDNNNKDNLEQILESGLSGYNASRYPLPWAKTQEAGFSHCVLMAREKCEGIMYNDVDKFLFSDSWLNEQVALEAKGIQEVKPNCKDLTSGVLLNMVTSLSS, from the coding sequence ATGGTATATGAGAGCTTCGTTACAGATAAGGATATTGTTCTGTTTGGAAAGGGTATTAACCGTAAACAAGGACTAAATGTTGCACCACAAGACCTCCGTTGCATCTTCAATGGCACAATAGAAACTACTGCAACTGTATCTGCACAAGAGGTCTTTAGGTGTGAGCATCCAGAAGAAGAAGTACTTTATCAGCTTCTTGGATCCAAAATCATTCTGTCAATCCATGGAAACCGTATTCCTTCTGTTGTTTATTATGACATCCCACCATCTTATCACAGACCTCTGCAGTATGCTCATGTTAGAACTACggaaagcaagaagatgaaaatgtgTGCCTGCACAGTGGTGTTTAATGTAGCAAAACTCATAAGAGAATGGGTAATGTACAATTCCCATTTGGGTGTAGAGCATTTCTTTCTGTATGATAATAACAATAAAGACAATCTGGAACAAATTCTTGAAAGCGGGTTGTCAGGGTACAATGCGAGCAGATATCCATTGCCATGGGCTAAGACACAGGAAGCAGGATTTTCACACTGTGTGCTCATGGCCAGGGAAAAGTGCGAGGGGATAATGTATAACGATGTGGATAAGTTTTTATTCTCTGATTCTTGGTTGAATGAGCAGGTGGCTCTTGAGGCCAAGGGCATTCAGGAAGTAAAACCCAACTGCAAGGATCTTACTTCAGGGGTTCTCTTGAACATGGTTACGAGTCTAAGTTCATAG
- the LOC131856862 gene encoding uncharacterized protein LOC131856862, whose amino-acid sequence MKRQRCRVSCIQNSDGEESEIVNEGVRFFKSLLLEELSIFNDNFASSIPKLITDEDNAMLMAPFSIQEVKDVVFSMSPDKAPGPDGFNALFFQKCWSFLGEDLRLGGFVPGRETTKGATVAHEILHSISQLSIPAMILKLDMMKAYDRVNWQALLTVLKKFGFGIKWLKWVQACISMARFSIILNGSPCGFFASSRGLRQGDPLLPFLFIILVEAFSRAISFARESGLWKGISIPHMPTSHTHCLFADDTLLFGKATMGEAQTRLSRFWGFSVGQFPCKYLGLPFYIGSEKHNFWERVSGVISSRILSWSHNWLTFSGKIVLIRVVLNAAPIYLLSILKAPKKSMVALRSIVRSFLWNDNVNKKNRISLLAWDRVCAPREKGGAGIKDLDSSGSLPVAKWKSIDSLPLDQDIKFAFVDELKKRPLLFWEKDDEIIWTYSKSGEYSVKEGYNFLSLDVKRDDLPFKQKSISETVLAFIYKGSSLHNTFTPWDNWVTKHWATLQTLPLSGAISQPRPLVNREEVVWLPPPASKVKLNFDGASHGNPSNSTIGIVVSDDKAGIIKAQCQCIAYGTNNVVELHALSTGLDLLLSLHLLDVVIEGDSQVVFYMVTNRSSHSWHLKYWLDRILDQLDLFNSFTMVHCFREANKVADFLANKALDEDIQCLVEVASSSLPPHLV is encoded by the exons ATGAAACGCCAACGTTGTAGGGTCTCTTGTATTCAGAACTCTGACGGGGAAGAATCGGAGATTGTTAATGAGGGTGTCCGGTTTTTTAAGTCTTTGCTCTTAGAAGAGTTATCTatttttaatgataattttgcCTCTTCCATTCCTAAGCTTATAACGGACGAGGATAATGCAATGCTCATGGCTCCTTTTTCCATTCAAGAAGTCAAAGATGTTGTCTTCTCAATGTCGCCGGATAAGgctcctggtcctgatggtttTAATGCTCTCTTCTTTCAAAAATGCTGGTCTTTTCTTGGGGAGGATCTTCGTTTG GGGGGCTTTGTCCCTGGTAGGGAGACGACAAAAGGGGCTACTGTGGCCCATGAGATTCTTCATTCCATCTCTCAGTTATCTATTCCGGCCATGATTCTCaagttggatatgatgaaggcttacgaCAGGGTAAATTGGCAGGCACTCTTGACTGTGCTCAAGAAATTTGGGTTTGGAATTAAATGGTTGAAATGGGTTCAGGCTTGTATAAGCATGGCTAGGTTCTCAATAATTTTGAACGGTTCTCCATGTGGTTTTTTTGCCTCGTCTAGAggccttaggcaaggggatccattGTTGCCCTTTTTGTTTATCATTCTGGTTGAAGCCTTTAGTAGAGCCATTTCATTTGCCAGGGAGAGTGGCTTGTGGAAGGGGATTTCCATCCCTCATATGCCCACGAGTCATACTCATTGCTTATTCGCGGATGACACATTACTGTTTGGCAAAGCTACTATGGGGGAAGCTCAG ACCAGATTGTCTCGATTTTGGGGCTTCTCTGTGGGTCAATTTCCTTGTAAATATTTAGGGTTGCCGTTTTATATTGGTTCAGAGAAGCataatttttgggaacgggtttcaggGGTTATCTCATCCAGGATTCTTTCTTGGTCTCACAATTGGTTAACTTTTTCTGGTAAAATTGTGCTTATTAGAGTTGTTTTAAATGCAGCTCCTATCTATCTGTTATCCATTTTGAAGGCTCCTAAAAAATCCATGGTTGCTCTTCGATCAATTGTAAGATCTTTTTTATGGAATGATAATGTTAATAAGAAAAATAGGATCTCCCTGTTGGCTTGGGATAGGGTTTGTGCTCCTAGGGAAAAAGGAGGTGCTGGGATTAAGGATCTAG ACTCCTCAGGCTCCCTGCCTGtggctaaatggaaatcaattgattctCTTCCGTTGGATCAAGACATTAAGTTTGCATTTGTGGATGAGCTTAAGAAACGCCCATTACTCTTCTGGGAGAAGGATGATGAGATCATTTGGACTTATTCAAAATCAGGGGAATACTCGGTCAAAGAAGGATATAATTTTTTGTCTTTAGATGTTAAAAGGGATGATTTGCCATTTAAGC AGAAGTCGATTTCGGAGACTGTCTTGGCATTCATCTATAAAGGTTCTAGTCTGCATAATACTTTCACACCTTGGGATAATTGGGTTACCAAACATTGGGCAACCTTGCAAACACTCCCTTTGAGTGGTGCAATTTCTCAACCGCGCCCTTTAGTAAATAGAGAGGAAGTGGTTTGGTTGCCACCTCCGGCTTCAAAagttaaattgaactttgatggagcttctcaTGGCAATCCTAGTAATTCTACCATTGGGATTGTGGTCTCTGATGACAAGGCTGGTATCATAAAAGCTCAATGTCAATGTATTGCCTATGGGACTAACAATGTGGTTGAACTTCATGCTCTTTCCACGGGTCTTGATTTGCTTCTTTCGTTACATTTGTTGGATGTTGTTATTGAGGGTGATTCTCAAGTAGTTTTTTACATGGTTACTAATCGCTCATCCCACTCCTGGCATTTAAAGTATTGGTTGGATAGGATTCTTGATCAACTTGATTTGTTTAATTCCTTCACTATGGTTCACTGTTTTAGGGAAGCTAATAAGGTGGCAGACTTCCTGGCTAATAAAGCATTGGATGAGGATATCCAATGCTTGGTTGAGGTGGCCTCCAGTTCTTTACCTCCTCATCTGGTTTAA